One genomic region from Ralstonia pickettii DTP0602 encodes:
- a CDS encoding cyclohexanecarboxylate-CoA ligase (AliA; in Rhodopseudomonas palustris, this enzyme was found to act on 3-chlorobenzoate and allows the organism to grow on this substrate~K04116: aliA; cyclohexanecarboxylate-CoA ligase [EC:6.2.1.-]): MDFDAVLIAPRRAASIAAGHWHDRTVNDYLTACVRDRPDAPALTAVSIDSGSVTRFTWRELAQMADRVAVGLSRLGIGAQDVVSCQLPNGWHLTVLYLACARLGAVLNPLMPIFRERELSFMLAHAQCKVAVVPQVFRGFGHAQMLQGLREALPALRHIVVAGGDGADSFEALLSVPAWEDEPDAANILLRSRPGPDDVTQLIYTSGTTGEPKGVMHSANTLFSNIVAYAERLRLSGDDVVLMASPMAHQTGFMYGLLMPVVLGAHAVLQDIWDPARAAALIREERVTFTMGSTPFLTDLARVVAESGTPVPSLRTFLCAGAPIPGALVERARTALGAKIVSAWGMTENGAVTTTLPDDSDERASTTDGCPLPGVEIRIVDGTDADVPPGETGRLLVRACSNFGGYLKRPQLNGTDADGWFDTGDLARLDANGYLRIAGRSKDVIIRGGENIPVLEVETLLYRHPAVSQVAIVAYPDERLGERACAFVVPRAGQPFDQAAMVEWLKAQKMALQYIPEKLVVQDALPATPAGKIQKFRLRETLRGEPS, encoded by the coding sequence ATGGATTTCGACGCCGTACTGATCGCGCCGCGCCGTGCCGCCAGCATTGCCGCCGGGCACTGGCACGACCGCACCGTCAACGACTACCTGACCGCCTGCGTGCGCGACCGGCCCGACGCCCCCGCGCTGACGGCGGTGAGCATCGACAGCGGCAGCGTGACACGCTTCACCTGGCGCGAACTGGCCCAGATGGCCGACCGGGTGGCGGTCGGGCTCAGCCGCCTAGGCATCGGCGCGCAGGACGTGGTGTCCTGCCAGCTCCCCAACGGCTGGCACCTGACCGTGCTGTATCTTGCCTGCGCGCGGCTGGGCGCGGTGCTCAACCCGCTGATGCCGATCTTCCGCGAGCGCGAGCTGTCGTTCATGCTGGCGCATGCGCAATGCAAGGTGGCGGTGGTGCCGCAGGTGTTCCGCGGCTTTGGTCATGCGCAGATGCTGCAGGGTCTGCGCGAGGCATTGCCGGCGTTGCGCCACATCGTCGTTGCCGGCGGCGACGGCGCGGACAGCTTCGAAGCACTGCTTAGCGTTCCCGCCTGGGAAGATGAGCCAGATGCCGCCAACATCCTGCTGCGCAGCCGCCCCGGCCCGGACGACGTCACCCAGCTTATCTACACCTCCGGCACCACCGGCGAGCCCAAGGGCGTGATGCATAGCGCCAACACGCTGTTCTCCAACATCGTCGCCTACGCCGAACGGCTCCGCCTCTCCGGCGACGATGTGGTGCTGATGGCCTCGCCGATGGCGCACCAGACCGGCTTCATGTATGGACTGCTGATGCCGGTAGTGCTGGGGGCGCATGCGGTGCTGCAAGACATCTGGGACCCCGCGCGCGCCGCCGCGCTGATTCGCGAGGAGCGCGTGACCTTCACCATGGGCTCGACGCCGTTCCTGACCGACCTGGCGCGCGTGGTGGCGGAGTCCGGCACGCCGGTTCCCAGCCTGCGCACCTTCCTGTGCGCGGGTGCGCCGATTCCCGGCGCGCTGGTCGAGCGCGCGCGCACGGCGCTCGGCGCGAAGATCGTTTCGGCCTGGGGAATGACGGAGAACGGCGCGGTCACCACTACGCTGCCGGATGACAGCGACGAGCGCGCCTCGACCACCGACGGGTGCCCGTTGCCAGGCGTCGAAATCCGAATCGTGGACGGCACCGACGCCGACGTGCCGCCCGGCGAAACCGGCCGCCTGCTGGTGCGCGCCTGTTCCAACTTCGGCGGCTACCTGAAGCGCCCGCAGCTCAACGGCACCGATGCCGACGGCTGGTTCGACACCGGCGATCTCGCGCGGCTCGATGCCAACGGCTACCTGCGCATCGCGGGGCGCAGCAAGGACGTGATCATCCGCGGCGGCGAGAACATCCCCGTGCTGGAGGTCGAGACCCTGCTGTACCGCCATCCCGCGGTCTCGCAGGTGGCCATCGTCGCCTACCCTGACGAGCGCCTGGGCGAGCGCGCCTGCGCCTTCGTTGTGCCGCGCGCCGGCCAGCCGTTCGACCAGGCGGCGATGGTGGAGTGGCTCAAGGCGCAGAAGATGGCGCTGCAGTACATCCCCGAGAAGCTCGTGGTGCAGGACGCGCTGCCGGCCACGCCCGCCGGGAAGATCCAGAAGTTCCGGCTGCGCGAGACGCTGCGCGGCGAGCCATCCTGA
- a CDS encoding syrP protein, with amino-acid sequence MDLDTTGTIADLHADHRAGSGAAATASTARAGALRTAPMFAHRALPLVVTPDGDTDWRRQFGAMAAIATEQLPRVGGVLFRGFRFDNDSDFRAFASAFGHPLLSYEFGSTPRSQVKEGVYTSTEYPAHQVIPLHNEQSYTLKWPMKIWFHCVQPSEAGGETPIADSRLVYQRLDPAIRERFAARRLMYVRNYGNGLDLSWQRAFNTEDRAQVERFCRAQQIDFEWKADGELRTRQLCQAVARHPVTGEMVWFNQAHLFHVSGLAPHVREALLAVVGSVDELPRNVVYGDGAPLEDDALASIRATLDDCTVRFPWQQGDVLMLDNMLAAHGRGTFSGPRRVIVAMAEPAPPGLG; translated from the coding sequence ATGGATTTGGACACGACCGGCACCATCGCCGACCTTCATGCGGACCATCGCGCCGGCTCTGGCGCGGCTGCCACCGCATCGACAGCAAGGGCGGGCGCGCTGCGCACCGCGCCGATGTTTGCGCACCGCGCGCTGCCGCTGGTGGTCACGCCCGACGGCGACACCGACTGGCGCCGCCAGTTCGGCGCCATGGCCGCGATCGCCACGGAACAGTTGCCGCGCGTCGGCGGCGTGCTGTTCCGCGGCTTTCGTTTTGACAACGACTCGGATTTCCGCGCCTTCGCCAGCGCCTTCGGCCACCCGCTGCTGAGCTACGAGTTCGGCTCGACGCCGCGCTCGCAGGTGAAGGAGGGCGTCTATACCTCCACCGAATACCCGGCGCACCAGGTCATCCCGCTGCATAACGAGCAGTCGTACACGCTGAAATGGCCGATGAAGATCTGGTTCCATTGCGTGCAGCCGAGCGAGGCGGGCGGCGAGACGCCCATCGCCGACAGCCGGCTGGTCTACCAGCGCCTGGACCCCGCCATCCGCGAACGCTTCGCCGCGCGCCGCCTGATGTACGTGCGCAACTACGGCAATGGCCTCGACCTGAGCTGGCAACGCGCCTTCAACACCGAGGACCGCGCGCAGGTGGAGCGCTTCTGCCGCGCCCAGCAGATCGATTTCGAATGGAAGGCCGACGGCGAGCTGCGCACGCGCCAGCTATGCCAGGCCGTCGCGCGGCATCCGGTGACCGGTGAGATGGTGTGGTTCAACCAGGCCCACCTGTTCCATGTCTCGGGGCTCGCGCCCCACGTGCGCGAGGCCTTGCTGGCCGTGGTCGGCAGCGTCGACGAACTGCCGCGCAATGTCGTCTACGGCGACGGCGCGCCGCTGGAAGACGACGCCCTCGCTTCGATCCGTGCCACGCTCGACGACTGCACCGTGCGCTTTCCCTGGCAGCAGGGCGACGTGCTGATGCTCGACAACATGCTGGCCGCTCATGGGCGCGGCACCTTCAGCGGCCCGCGCCGCGTGATTGTCGCCATGGCCGAGCCCGCGCCGCCCGGCCTGGGCTGA
- a CDS encoding hypothetical protein (K01076: E3.1.2.-; [EC:3.1.2.-]): protein MRTPDMAALPHGEIHVWHVTVDAAADLSALSADERTRAAAFRQPADRARFSAARSALRAILGHCLGMAPDAVPLVANAFGKPTLGSLDTAAPPLQFNVSHSGARAVIALSREPVGIDIEAWRADMAWAAWHDSAAVACTPGEMRWLSALAQRQPQDAMLAFLRLWTAKEACSKAVGTGLSASPQSVRVALPPCAAGVPPLARAEADLRVWHIHDARGLSDCDTRYVASLATPLPAARVVHRQYRPRELPPRAANRSCPAPVPGPAVNVPVQRPRSTPR from the coding sequence ATGCGCACGCCTGACATGGCCGCGCTACCGCACGGCGAGATCCACGTCTGGCACGTGACGGTCGACGCCGCGGCCGACCTGTCCGCGTTGTCGGCGGACGAACGCACGCGCGCCGCAGCGTTCCGGCAACCCGCCGATCGCGCCCGCTTCAGCGCGGCACGCTCGGCCTTGCGCGCGATCCTGGGGCACTGCCTGGGCATGGCGCCCGACGCCGTGCCGCTGGTCGCCAACGCTTTCGGCAAGCCCACGCTCGGCAGCCTGGATACCGCGGCGCCCCCGCTGCAGTTCAACGTCAGCCACAGCGGCGCGCGCGCCGTGATCGCCTTGTCGCGCGAGCCGGTCGGGATCGACATCGAAGCCTGGCGTGCCGACATGGCGTGGGCCGCCTGGCACGACAGCGCGGCCGTGGCCTGCACCCCCGGCGAAATGCGCTGGCTGAGTGCGCTGGCGCAGCGCCAGCCGCAGGACGCCATGCTCGCTTTCCTGCGCCTGTGGACCGCCAAGGAGGCGTGCAGCAAGGCCGTCGGCACCGGTCTGTCGGCTTCGCCGCAGTCGGTGCGCGTGGCGCTACCGCCGTGCGCTGCCGGCGTGCCGCCGCTGGCGCGCGCCGAGGCCGACCTGCGCGTCTGGCATATCCACGATGCACGCGGCCTCTCCGATTGCGACACCCGCTACGTCGCAAGCCTCGCCACGCCGCTGCCAGCCGCGCGTGTGGTGCACCGGCAATACCGGCCGCGCGAACTGCCCCCGCGCGCGGCCAACCGATCCTGCCCGGCTCCCGTGCCGGGCCCTGCAGTCAACGTCCCTGTTCAACGCCCCCGCTCAACGCCCCGTTAG
- a CDS encoding dihydroxynaphthoic acid synthetase (catalyzes the formation of 1,4-dihydroxy-2-naphthoate from O-succinylbenzoyl-CoA~K07536: badI; 2-ketocyclohexanecarboxyl-CoA hydrolase [EC:3.1.2.-]), producing MQYEDILYEVRNGAAWIIINRPEKMNAFRGRTCDELIHAINRAGYDREIGAIVLAGAGEKAFCTGGDQSAHEGQYDGRGTIGLPMEELHNAIRDVPKPVIARVQGYAVGGGNVLCTICDFTIASEKAVFGQVGPKVGSVDPGYGTAFLARVVGEKKAREIWYMCRRYPAAEALAMGLVNAVVPHEQLDAEVQKWCDEIMEKSPTAIAIAKRSFNMDTAHQSGIAGMGMYALKLYYDTEESREGVRAFQEKRKPEFRKYAK from the coding sequence ATGCAATACGAAGACATCCTGTACGAAGTGCGCAACGGCGCCGCCTGGATCATCATCAACCGCCCGGAAAAGATGAACGCCTTCCGCGGCCGCACCTGCGACGAGCTGATCCACGCCATCAACCGCGCCGGCTATGACCGCGAGATCGGCGCCATCGTGCTGGCCGGTGCCGGCGAGAAGGCCTTCTGCACCGGCGGCGACCAGTCCGCGCACGAGGGCCAGTACGACGGCCGCGGCACCATCGGCCTGCCGATGGAAGAACTGCACAACGCCATCCGCGACGTGCCCAAGCCGGTGATCGCACGCGTGCAGGGCTATGCCGTCGGCGGTGGCAACGTGCTGTGCACGATCTGCGATTTCACCATCGCGTCGGAGAAGGCCGTGTTCGGGCAGGTCGGGCCGAAGGTCGGCTCGGTCGACCCGGGCTACGGCACTGCCTTCCTGGCGCGCGTGGTGGGCGAGAAGAAGGCGCGCGAGATCTGGTACATGTGCCGCCGCTATCCGGCCGCGGAAGCGCTGGCGATGGGGCTGGTCAATGCGGTGGTGCCGCACGAGCAGCTCGATGCCGAGGTGCAGAAGTGGTGCGACGAGATCATGGAAAAGAGCCCCACCGCGATCGCCATCGCCAAGCGCTCCTTCAATATGGATACCGCGCACCAGAGCGGCATCGCCGGCATGGGCATGTACGCGCTCAAGCTCTATTACGACACCGAGGAATCGCGCGAGGGCGTGCGCGCCTTCCAGGAAAAGCGCAAGCCCGAGTTCCGCAAGTACGCCAAGTAA
- a CDS encoding transcriptional regulator, translating to METTMVNPDTGGELPTNARMELANRLFFRLYQCANMLHKTGSRAVEAEGLTTQQWAVLGALSRPEAADGMSVGDLARYLMVSRQNLSGLVSRMERDGHITLAPDGRDRRSRLVRMSEPGREVWLHQAQPKIRDYYERALDGFSTNDLTHTLHYLLKLLDNMRALDTPEGADVGDPSD from the coding sequence ATGGAAACGACTATGGTTAACCCCGACACGGGAGGAGAACTCCCGACAAATGCACGCATGGAACTGGCCAACCGGCTGTTCTTCCGGCTCTACCAATGCGCAAACATGTTGCATAAAACGGGCTCGCGGGCGGTCGAGGCGGAAGGCCTGACCACGCAGCAATGGGCCGTGCTGGGCGCGCTGTCGCGCCCGGAGGCGGCCGACGGCATGAGCGTGGGCGACCTGGCCCGCTATCTGATGGTGAGCCGGCAGAACCTGTCGGGGCTGGTCAGCCGTATGGAACGCGACGGCCACATAACGCTGGCGCCGGACGGGCGCGACCGCCGCTCGCGGCTGGTGCGAATGAGCGAGCCGGGCCGCGAGGTCTGGCTGCACCAGGCGCAGCCCAAGATCCGCGACTACTACGAGCGGGCGCTCGACGGTTTTTCGACCAACGACCTGACCCACACGCTGCACTACTTGCTTAAGCTGCTGGACAACATGCGGGCGCTCGACACGCCTGAGGGCGCAGACGTCGGCGACCCGTCGGACTGA
- a CDS encoding acetoacetyl-CoA reductase (K07535: badH; 2-hydroxycyclohexanecarboxyl-CoA dehydrogenase [EC:1.1.1.-]), which produces MQGLEDKTVIVTGGGGGIGSATCLRFARAGAAVGVLDLNPEAGERVAAQIREAGGRALAMRCDITDRASVDAAVAAVERELGPVDVLVNNAGWDVFRPFIKTEPAQWERLIAINLTGALHMHHAVLPGMVERKRGRIVNIASDAARVGSSGEAVYAACKGGLVSFSKTIAREHARHGITVNVVCPGPTETALFEDYKQGAGNPEKLVEAFTRSIPLGRIGQPDDLPGAVLFFAGDDAAFITGQVLSVSGGLTMNG; this is translated from the coding sequence GTGCAAGGACTCGAAGACAAGACGGTCATCGTGACCGGTGGTGGTGGCGGCATCGGCAGCGCAACCTGTTTGCGCTTTGCGCGGGCGGGAGCGGCGGTCGGCGTGCTCGACCTGAACCCGGAAGCGGGCGAACGCGTGGCCGCGCAGATCCGCGAGGCCGGCGGTCGCGCGCTGGCAATGCGTTGCGATATCACCGACCGCGCCAGCGTCGATGCCGCGGTCGCCGCGGTGGAGCGGGAACTGGGCCCGGTGGATGTACTGGTCAACAACGCCGGCTGGGATGTGTTCCGTCCCTTTATCAAGACCGAGCCCGCGCAATGGGAACGGCTGATCGCCATCAACCTGACCGGCGCGCTGCACATGCACCACGCGGTGCTGCCCGGCATGGTCGAGCGCAAGCGCGGGCGCATCGTCAATATCGCCTCCGACGCCGCGCGCGTGGGCTCGTCCGGCGAAGCGGTCTATGCCGCGTGCAAGGGCGGGCTGGTGTCATTCTCCAAGACCATCGCGCGCGAGCATGCGCGCCACGGCATCACCGTCAACGTGGTGTGCCCTGGGCCGACCGAGACCGCGCTGTTCGAAGACTACAAGCAGGGCGCGGGCAACCCCGAGAAGCTGGTGGAAGCCTTTACCCGCTCGATCCCGCTGGGCCGCATCGGCCAGCCCGACGACCTGCCCGGCGCGGTGCTGTTCTTTGCCGGCGACGACGCTGCCTTTATCACCGGCCAGGTGCTGAGCGTGTCGGGCGGCCTGACCATGAACGGCTGA
- a CDS encoding GYD family protein — protein sequence MTRYIVLASFTDQGIRAVKDTTKRAAAVREMGARFGVEMKDIYWTLGEYDIVLTVEAPDDASMTAFGLAVGSLGNVRTETLRAFNADEMQAILGKMS from the coding sequence ATGACCCGTTACATCGTGCTAGCCAGCTTCACCGACCAGGGCATCCGCGCCGTCAAGGACACCACCAAGCGCGCCGCCGCCGTGCGCGAGATGGGCGCGCGCTTCGGCGTGGAGATGAAGGACATCTACTGGACGCTGGGCGAATACGACATCGTGCTCACCGTCGAGGCGCCGGACGACGCCAGCATGACCGCCTTCGGGCTGGCCGTTGGCTCACTGGGGAACGTGCGCACGGAGACCCTGCGCGCCTTCAATGCCGACGAGATGCAGGCCATCCTCGGCAAGATGTCCTGA
- a CDS encoding hypothetical protein (K01076: E3.1.2.-; [EC:3.1.2.-]), translated as MSSAQPMRDPWYAVMPGRCGPASGDRVRLYCLPYAGAGHTAYHGWRSALPAAIELAPVCLPGRGTRTAEPHGASIHELATALAASIARAARADAPRFALFGHSMGALLGFETARVLETVYGLSPAALVVSGRGAPALPSARPPFSSLPDGAFADVIAAMGGMPAEIRETPEALAFFLPVLRADIALCEAWHYRPGPRLGCPITVLGGRDDVHAPPAMLAAWRDETLHDCDHRLFAGGHFFLHEAAQDVLDAVTEAVLGCAMRTARDHGHAHA; from the coding sequence ATGAGCTCCGCGCAGCCGATGCGCGATCCCTGGTACGCCGTGATGCCAGGCCGCTGCGGCCCGGCATCAGGCGATCGCGTGCGCCTCTACTGCCTGCCCTACGCCGGCGCCGGCCATACCGCGTATCACGGCTGGCGATCCGCGCTTCCCGCCGCGATCGAGCTGGCGCCGGTATGCCTGCCCGGGCGCGGCACGCGCACGGCCGAGCCGCATGGCGCATCGATCCACGAGCTGGCCACCGCGCTGGCCGCATCGATCGCGCGCGCGGCCCGTGCCGACGCGCCGCGCTTTGCGCTGTTCGGCCACAGCATGGGTGCGCTGCTCGGGTTCGAAACCGCGCGCGTGCTCGAGACCGTGTACGGCCTCTCCCCCGCCGCGCTGGTGGTGTCCGGTCGCGGCGCGCCCGCGCTGCCGTCGGCACGCCCGCCGTTCAGCAGCCTGCCGGACGGCGCCTTTGCCGACGTCATCGCCGCCATGGGCGGCATGCCGGCCGAGATCCGCGAAACGCCGGAAGCGCTCGCCTTCTTCCTGCCCGTGCTGCGCGCCGATATCGCGTTGTGCGAGGCGTGGCACTATCGTCCTGGCCCGCGCCTGGGCTGTCCGATTACCGTGCTCGGCGGCAGGGACGACGTCCACGCCCCGCCCGCGATGCTGGCGGCGTGGCGCGACGAGACCCTGCACGACTGCGATCACCGGCTGTTTGCGGGCGGGCATTTTTTCCTGCACGAGGCGGCGCAGGACGTGCTGGACGCCGTCACCGAAGCCGTACTCGGTTGCGCGATGCGCACCGCCAGAGACCACGGCCATGCGCACGCCTGA
- a CDS encoding butyryl-CoA dehydrogenase (K04117: aliB; cyclohexanecarboxyl-CoA dehydrogenase [EC:1.3.99.-]) produces MNPYLDEDLTALAEHARRFADARVAPGYLERDQTRVLDRALMREMGEMGFIAPELPEAYGGQGMGSLAAGVIHEAVARADLSLSYINLLASLNGQILAQHARPEIAAPWLQRLTRGEALLAIALTEPRGGSDAASLRLRMERDGDVYVLNGEKTSISASDQADAAVVFARSGTVESGARGVSALLVPMDLPGITRNRFDCHGQRAIGRGSIFFENVRVPASHLLGNEGEGFVQVMQGFDFSRALIGLQVLAVAQAALDETWAYVAERQAFGKPLSAFQGVSHPLADFETQVQGARLLCLQTLWLKDHGLPHTAEAAMCKWWAPKLAYDVVHQCLLSFGHGGYDRGVMEQRLRDVLGFQIGDGTAQIMKTIIARTRAGREAVPA; encoded by the coding sequence ATGAATCCCTATCTTGACGAAGACCTGACGGCACTGGCGGAGCACGCCCGCCGCTTTGCCGATGCGCGCGTGGCGCCCGGCTACCTGGAGCGCGACCAGACCCGCGTGCTGGACCGCGCGCTGATGCGCGAAATGGGCGAGATGGGCTTTATCGCGCCCGAATTGCCCGAGGCGTATGGCGGGCAGGGCATGGGCTCGCTGGCGGCTGGCGTGATCCATGAAGCCGTGGCGCGTGCGGACCTGAGCCTGTCGTACATCAACTTACTAGCTTCCCTCAATGGCCAGATCCTGGCGCAGCACGCGCGGCCGGAAATCGCCGCGCCGTGGCTGCAGCGCCTGACGCGCGGCGAGGCGCTGCTGGCGATCGCACTGACCGAGCCGCGCGGCGGCTCCGATGCGGCCAGCTTGCGCCTGCGCATGGAGCGCGATGGCGACGTCTACGTGCTCAACGGCGAGAAGACCTCGATCTCCGCCTCCGACCAGGCCGATGCCGCGGTGGTCTTCGCCCGCAGCGGTACCGTCGAGTCCGGCGCACGCGGAGTATCGGCCCTGCTGGTGCCGATGGACCTGCCGGGGATCACGCGCAACCGCTTCGACTGCCACGGCCAGCGCGCCATTGGCCGCGGCTCGATCTTTTTCGAGAACGTGCGCGTGCCGGCCAGCCATCTGCTCGGCAACGAAGGAGAAGGGTTCGTGCAGGTGATGCAGGGCTTCGACTTCTCGCGCGCGCTGATCGGCCTGCAGGTGCTGGCGGTGGCACAGGCCGCGCTGGACGAGACCTGGGCCTACGTGGCCGAGCGCCAGGCCTTCGGCAAGCCGCTGTCGGCCTTCCAGGGCGTGTCCCATCCGCTGGCCGATTTCGAGACCCAGGTGCAGGGCGCGCGCCTGCTGTGCCTGCAAACGCTGTGGCTCAAGGACCATGGCCTGCCGCATACCGCCGAGGCGGCGATGTGCAAGTGGTGGGCGCCCAAGCTTGCGTACGACGTGGTACACCAGTGCCTGCTGTCGTTCGGCCACGGCGGCTATGACCGTGGCGTGATGGAGCAGCGCCTGCGCGACGTGCTCGGCTTCCAGATCGGCGACGGCACGGCCCAGATCATGAAGACCATCATCGCCCGCACGCGCGCGGGGCGCGAAGCGGTACCGGCCTGA
- a CDS encoding antibiotic synthesis protein MbtH (K05375: mbtH; MbtH protein), protein MSWDHPDTRFHVVRNDEGQYSIWPDYKPVPAGWASAGFQGSRDACLAHIETVWTDMRPLSLQRALAGA, encoded by the coding sequence ATGAGCTGGGATCATCCCGATACGCGTTTCCACGTCGTCCGCAACGATGAAGGCCAGTATTCGATCTGGCCCGACTACAAGCCCGTACCGGCAGGATGGGCAAGCGCGGGCTTCCAGGGCAGCCGCGACGCGTGCCTGGCCCATATCGAGACGGTCTGGACCGATATGCGTCCGCTGAGCCTGCAGCGCGCGCTGGCCGGCGCATGA
- a CDS encoding diadenosine tetraphosphatase (catalyzes the reversible formation of diaminobutyrate and 2-oxoglutarate from glutamate and L-aspartic beta-semialdehyde~K00836: E2.6.1.76, ectB; diaminobutyrate-2-oxoglutarate transaminase [EC:2.6.1.76]): MTPPSLATHAHGQPAPFSAGAFVRQAPIRLDDNPYLQRQSARESNARSYPRRIPLALEQGYGVYLRDTSGQLFIDCLAGAGTLALGHNHPAVVRALRDTLDSGLPLHTLDLATPVKDRFVDDLFGLLPPEFAARARIQFCGPTGADGIEAALKLAKTATGRHTVLSFAGGYHGMTHGTLALMGNLGPKAPLGALGGSVQFLPYPYDYRCPFGLRGDAGIDAGLRYIEQMLADPESGVLPPAAVVVEAVQGEGGVIPAPARWLRELRRITREHGIALVLDEVQTGLGRTGRMFAFEHAGIVPDVLVLSKAIGGGLPMSVVIYDSALDAWQPGAHAGTFRGNQLAMAAGSATIRTLVAQGIVAHAETMGQRLATRLRQLHTACPAIGEVRGRGLMIGVELIDERAEPDAVGAYPADGTFARTVQRECLQRGLIVELGGRHGATVRFLPPLVIGEAEIDLVAELFGEAVGAAYKQCR; this comes from the coding sequence ATGACGCCTCCCTCGCTCGCCACGCACGCCCACGGCCAACCCGCGCCGTTCTCGGCTGGCGCCTTCGTCCGGCAAGCGCCGATCCGGCTCGACGACAACCCGTACCTGCAGCGCCAGTCCGCGCGCGAGTCCAACGCCCGCTCCTATCCGCGCCGCATCCCGCTGGCGCTGGAACAGGGTTATGGCGTGTACCTGCGCGACACCAGCGGCCAGCTCTTTATCGACTGCCTGGCCGGCGCCGGCACGCTGGCGCTCGGCCACAACCACCCGGCGGTGGTGCGCGCGCTGCGCGACACGCTCGACAGCGGCCTGCCGCTGCATACGCTGGACCTGGCCACCCCGGTCAAGGACCGCTTTGTCGACGACCTGTTCGGGCTGCTGCCGCCCGAGTTCGCCGCGCGCGCCCGCATCCAGTTCTGCGGCCCGACCGGCGCCGACGGCATCGAGGCGGCGCTCAAGCTGGCCAAGACCGCCACCGGCCGCCATACGGTGCTGAGCTTCGCCGGCGGCTACCACGGCATGACGCACGGCACGCTGGCGCTGATGGGCAACCTCGGCCCCAAGGCGCCGCTGGGCGCGCTCGGCGGCAGCGTGCAGTTCCTGCCCTACCCGTACGACTACCGCTGCCCGTTCGGCCTGCGCGGCGACGCCGGCATCGACGCGGGCCTGCGCTATATCGAGCAGATGCTGGCCGACCCGGAATCCGGCGTGCTGCCGCCGGCGGCGGTGGTGGTGGAAGCGGTACAGGGCGAAGGCGGCGTGATCCCCGCGCCCGCGCGCTGGCTGCGCGAACTGCGCCGCATCACCCGCGAGCACGGCATCGCGCTGGTGCTCGATGAAGTCCAGACCGGGCTGGGCCGCACCGGACGCATGTTCGCGTTCGAGCATGCCGGCATCGTGCCGGACGTGCTGGTACTGTCCAAGGCGATTGGCGGCGGCTTGCCGATGTCGGTGGTGATCTACGACAGCGCACTCGACGCGTGGCAGCCGGGCGCGCACGCCGGCACCTTCCGCGGCAACCAGCTGGCGATGGCGGCGGGCTCCGCCACCATCCGCACCCTGGTCGCGCAGGGCATCGTCGCCCATGCCGAGACCATGGGCCAGCGCCTGGCCACGCGGCTGCGGCAGTTGCATACCGCGTGCCCCGCGATCGGCGAAGTGCGCGGGCGCGGCCTGATGATCGGGGTGGAACTGATCGACGAACGTGCCGAGCCCGATGCGGTGGGCGCCTACCCCGCCGACGGCACCTTCGCGCGCACGGTGCAACGCGAATGCCTGCAGCGCGGGCTGATCGTCGAGCTGGGCGGCCGCCACGGCGCGACCGTACGCTTCCTGCCGCCGCTGGTCATCGGCGAGGCCGAGATCGACCTGGTGGCCGAGTTGTTCGGCGAGGCGGTCGGCGCGGCGTACAAGCAATGCCGCTGA